A stretch of Antennarius striatus isolate MH-2024 chromosome 6, ASM4005453v1, whole genome shotgun sequence DNA encodes these proteins:
- the trip12 gene encoding E3 ubiquitin-protein ligase TRIP12 isoform X2, with product MSNRPNSNPGGSLRRSQRNTAAAQPQDHTVAGRLQAEQVKNKANSPPESRRPNSKASKATASSATGQSRGHSSKRSSLTLSVASFVLQEESEAAGTSEQERPGHQSKSEGTRGLKRSEAPDQISTFGPSPAKKSKSLPPPRDNTSETKKSQAKSKKRSLASEPPASSGRGQSKKTGASGASPVQKRKKADSLPGLSSTAGPLYNRTEGRTAKPTKLASKSAASAKAGCSNVTDSSSSASTSSSSSTAGINNTTTQGARVKQGKDQTKARRSRSASSPSPRRSTREKEQAKTASSSKFEWATRFNPKVNLPKPKLSLPGSSKTETSKPGPSGLQAKLASLRKSTKKRSESPPAELPSFRRSTRQKTTGSCASTSRRGSGLGKRGAADARRQEKMADSDNNQDGANSSAARTDEASQGASASSSVAGAVGMTTSGESESDDSEMGRLQALLEARGLPPHLFGPLGPRMSQLFHRTIGSGASSKAQQLLQGLQATGDESQQLQAAIEMCQLLVMGNEETLGGFPVKSVVPALITLLQMDNNFDIMNHASRALTYMMEALPRSSAVVVDAIPVFLEKLQVIQFIDVAEQALTALEMLSRRHSKAILQAGGLADCLLYLEFFSINAQRNALAIAANCCQSITPDEFHFVADSLPLLTQRLTHQDKKSVESTCLCFARLVDNFQHEENLLQEVASRDLLTNIQQLLVVTPPVLSSGMFIMVVRMFSLMCSNCPCLAVQLMKQNIAETLRFLLCGASNGSCQEQIELVPRSPQELYELTSLICELMPCLPREGIFAVDLMLKKGSAQTTEGAIWQWRDDRGLWHPYNRIDSRIIEQINEDTGTARGIQRKPNPLANPNIGSHQEVRREDARAQLMKEDPELAKCFIKILFGVLYEVYSSSAGPAVRHKCLRAILRIIYFADAELLKDVLRNHAVSSHIASMLSSQDLKIVVGSLQMAEILMQKLPDVFSVYFRREGVMHQVKNLSEAESFLVTSPPKACPSGTTNLCNTTISTASTTSANNATPDLGSPSFQHSMEDSLDLSPQGRLSDVLKRKRLPKRGPRRPKYSPPRDDDKVDNQAKSPTSTQSPKSSFLASLNPKTWGKLGAQTNNANSEPSRTAGVSGLARAPPKDSISNNRDKIKAWIKEQASKFVERYFNSENVDGSNPALNVLQRLCTATEQLNLQVDGGMECLVEISNIVSESDVSSFEIQHSGLVKQLLIYLTSNTDRDLLSRDVRLKRFLHVFAGCPVPGLEPVGRLDPTENGPYLAVVHKMNSCLSQMEQFPVKVHDFPSGNGNGSRGSQALKFFNTHQLKCQLQRHPDCTNVKQWKGGPVKIDPLALVQAIERYLVVRGYGRIREEDEDSDDDGSDDEIDESLAAQFLNSGSVRHRLQFYIGDHLLQYNMTVYQAVRQYSLQAEEERESTDDEANPLGRAGIWTKTHTIWYKPVREDEDGSKDAVGGKRGRAQTAPTKTSPRNAKKQDELWHDGVCPSVINPLETYLTSEPPETITFDDPSLEVNLLLRVLHSTSRYWFYLYDNAVCKEIIPTSEFINSKLTAKANRQLQDPLVIMTGNIPTWLIELGKTCPFFFPFDTRQMLFYVTAFDRDRAMQRLLDTNPEINQSDSQDSRVAPRLDRKKRTVNRDELLKQAESVMQDLGSSRAMLEIQYENEVGTGLGPTLEFYALVSQELQRADLSLWRGEEVTLANPKGSQEGTKYMYSTRGLFAVPFGRTTKPAHIAKIKMKFRFLGKLMAKAIMDFRLLDLPLGLPFYKWMLRHEMSISSHDLVNIDPGVAKSIQHLEDIIRQKKRLEQDRSQTRETLQQALESLNMNGCSVEDLGLDFTLPGYPNIELKKGGKDVTVTIYNLEEYLRLVVYWTLNEGVSRQFESFREGFESVFPLHHLQYFYPEELDQLLCGSKSETWDVKTLMECCRPDHGYTHDSRAVRFLFEVLSSFDAEQQRLFLQFVTGSPRLPVGGFRSLNPPLTIVRKTFESTENPDDFLPSVMTCVNYLKLPDYSSIETMREKLLIAAREGQQSFHLS from the exons ATGTCCAACCGGCCTAATTCCAATCCAGGGGGGTCACTGCGCCGTTCACAGAGGAACACTGCTGCGGCCCAGCCACAAGACCATACAGTCGCAGGAAG GTTGCAGGCAGAGcaggtaaaaaataaagcaaattccCCACCTGAAAGTAGAAGACCTAATTCTAAGGCTTCCAAAGCCACAGCCAGCTCAGCCACTGGCCAGTCCAGAGGGCACAGCTCAAAAAG GAGCAGTCTTACTTTGTCCGTGGCTTCATTTGTGTTGCAAGAAGAGTCAGAGGCTGCTGGGACATCTGAACAAGAGCGACCAGGCCACCAGTCAAAAAGTGAAGGCACCCGAGGGCTAAAGCGAAGCGAAGCTCCTGACCAAATTAGTACCTTTGGACCGTCCCCTGCCAAGAAGTCTAAATCGCTCCCACCACCTCGAGATAATACCTCAGAGACCAAGAAAAGCCAAGCAAAGTCCAAGAAGAGATCACTTGCTTCAGAACCTCCTGCTTCGTCAGGTCGAGGCCAAAGCAAGAAGACTGGGGCCTCTGGGGCCTCGCCAGTCCAGAAACGGAAAAAAGCAGACTCTCTCCCCGGTCTAAGTAGCACCGCAGGGCCCCTCTACAATCGTACTGAGGGCAGAACTGCAAAACCCACCAAGCTGGCGTCTAAATCGGCCGCCTCAGCCAAAGCTGGGTGTAGCAACGTGACAGACTcgtcctcctctgcctccacctcttcttcctcctccaccgcagGCATAAACAACACCACTACGCAGGGCGCCCGAGTTAAACAAGGAAAAGATCAGACCAAGGCAAGGCGTTCTAGATCAGCCTCTAGCCCCTCTCCACGTCGCAGTACCAGAGAAAAGGAGCAGGCCAAAACAGCCAGCTCTTCAAAATTTGAGTGGGCAACACGCTTCAACCCCAAAGTCAACTTGCCAAAACCCAAACTGTCCTTGCCCGGTTCCTCCAAAACAGAGACCTCCAAACCAGGGCCTTCAGGATTACAAGCTAAACTAGCAA GTTTGAGGAAATCCACTAAGAAGCGCAGCGAGTCTCCTCCAGCAGAGCTCCCCAGCTTTCGGCGGAGCACACGTCAGAAGACCACGGGCTCCTGTGCCAGCACCAG TCGGCGGGGCTCAGGCCTGGGCAAGCGCGGGGCAGCTGACGCTCGCCGACAGGAGAAAATGGCTGACTCTGACAACAACCAGGATGGGGCCAACTCGTCAGCTGCTCGCACTGATGAGGCATCACAAGGGGCTTCAG CTTCAAGCTCAGTTGCTGGAGCAGTGGGTATGACCACATCTGGAGAGAGCGAGTCTGATGACTCTGAAATGGGGAGACTTCAAG CCCTACTGGAGGCCAGGGGTCTCCCCCCACATCTGTTTGGCCCCCTGGGACCTCGTATGTCGCAGCTCTTTCACAGGACCATTGGCAGTGGAGCCA GCTCCAAAGCTCAGCAGCTACTACAGGGCCTGCAGGCCACAGGTGACGAATCCCAGCAGCTCCAGGCTGCCATTGAGATGTGCCAGCTTCTGGTGATGGGCAATGAGGAAACACTTGGTGGATTTCCTGTCAAGAGTGTGGTGCCTGCCTTG ATTACACTGTTACAGATGGACAATAACTTTGATATT ATGAATCATGCCTCTCGTGCGCTCACATATATGATGGAGGCCCTCCCACGCTCTTCTGCCGTTGTGGTTGATGCTATTCCTGTCTTCCTGGAGAAG CTTCAAGTGATCCAGTTCATTGATGTAGCAGAGCAGGCCCTGACAGCTTTGGAGATGTTGTCAAGGCGACACAGCAAAGCTATTTTGCAGGCT GGCGGGCTTGCTGACTGCCTCCTCTACCTGGAATTCTTTAGCATCAATGCACAGAGAAATGCTCTGGCCATTGCAGCGAACTGCTGCCAGAGCATTACTCCTGATGAGTTCCACTTTGTCGCTGATTCTCTGCCACTGTTGACTCAGAGACTCACCCACCAG GATAAAAAATCTGTGGAAAGCACCTGTCTATGTTTTGCCAGGCTGGTGGACAACTTTCAACATGAAGAG AACCTGCTGCAGGAGGTTGCGTCACGGGACCTGTTGACCAACATTCAGCAGCTGCTGGTAGTGACCCCTCCTGTGCTCAGCTCGGGGATGTTTATCATGGTTGTGCGCATGTTTTCTCTCATGTGCTCTAACTGCCCCTGCCTGGCGGTCCAGCTTATGAAGCAAA aCATTGCAGAAACTCTGCGTTTCCTCTTATGTGGTGCATCAAATGGCAGCTGCCAGGAGCAGATCGAACTGGTACCTCGGAGTCCTCAGGAGCTCTATGAACTAACATCCCTCATATG TGAGCTGATGCCCTGCCTACCTAGAGAGGGTATATTTGCAGTGGATTTAATGCTGAAGAAGGGAAGTGCACAGACAACAGAGGGTGCAATCTGGCAGTGGAGGGATGACCGGGGACTGTGGCATCCTTACAACCGTATTGACAGCCGCATCATTGAG CAGATCAATGAAGACACAGGAACAGCACGCGGTATCCAGAGGAAACCAAATCCTCTCGCCAACCCCAATATAG GGAGTCACCAGGAGGTTCGTCGAGAAGACGCACGAGCCCAGTTGATGAAGGAGGACCCTGAGCTGGCAAAGTGCTTTATCAAAATTCTGTTTGGGGTCTTGTATGAGGTGTACAGCTCATCGGCTGGCCCTGCTGTCAGACACAAGTGCCTTAGAGCCATCCTCAGGATCATCTACTTTGCTGATGCAGAGCTGCTGAAGGATGTGCTGAGGAACCATGCTGTGTCCAG TCACATTGCCTCAATGCTATCCAGCCAGGACCTGAAGATTGTAGTAGGTTCTCTGCAGATGGCAGAGATCCTCATGCAGAAGTTGCCTGACGTCTTCAGTGTCTATTTCAGAAGAGAAG GTGTGATGCATCAGGTGAAGAACCTGTCAGAGGCAGAGAGCTTTCTAGTTACTAGTCCCCCGAAGGCGTGCCCCAGCGGTACCACCAACTTGTGCAATACCACCATCAGCACCGCATCTACCACGTCAGCTAATAATGCAACCCCTGATCTCGGATCACCCAGCTTCCAGCACAGCATGGAAGACTCTCTAGACCTCAGCCCACAGGG CCGGTTAAGCGATGTCCTTAAGAGAAAACGGCTACCCAAAAGAGGGCCCAGAAGACCCAAATACTCTCCCCCAAGAGATGACGATAAAGTAGACAATCAGG CAAAGAGCCCCACCAGTACTCAGTCACCCAAATCGTCTTTCCTGGCCAGTCTTAATCCCAAAACCTGGGGCAAGTTAGGTGCCCAGACCAATAACGCCAACTCAGAGCCGTCACGTACAGCAGGGGTGAGCGGCCTGGCAAGAGCACCTCCCAAGGACTCAATTTCAAATAACAG AGATAAAATAAAGGCTTGGATCAAAGAGCAGGCGAGTAAGTTTGTGGAACGCTACTTCAACTCGGAAAACGTGGATGGCAGCAACCCTGCACTGAATGTACTCCAGAGACTTTGCACAGCCACTGAGCAGCTGAACCTGCAG GTGGATGGTGGTATGGAGTGCCTGGTAGAAATCTCCAATATAGTATCAGAGTCTGATGTGTCGTCCTTTGAGATCCAGCACAGTGGGCTGGTGAAGCAGCTCCTGATCTACCTGACCTCAAACACTGACAGGGACTTACTCAGCCGTGATGTGCGGCTCAAGAGGTTCCTGCATGTGTTCGCTGGCTGTCCG GTTCCAGGATTGGAGCCTGTAGGTCGATTAGACCCTACAGAGAACGGGCCTTACCTGGCAGTCGTGCACAAAATGAACAGCTGCTTGAGCCAAATGGAGCAGTTCCCAGTCAAAGTGCATGATTTCCCCAGTGGCAACGGCAATGGCAGCAG GGGCTCTCAGGCGCTGAAATTCTTCAACACGCATCAGCTCAAGTGTCAGCTGCAAAGACACCCAGATTGCACTAATGTTAAACAGTGGAAAGGTGGCCCTGTAAAGATCGACCCCTTGGCCCTTGTTCAAGCCATTGAGAGGTATCTTGTTGTCAGAG GGTATGGCCGAatcagagaagaggatgaagacagcGATGATGATGGTTCAGACGATGAAATCGATGAGTCACTG GCGGCGCAGTTCCTCAACTCTGGCAGCGTCCGTCACAGACTACAGTTCTACATAGGTGACCACCTGCTGCAATACAACATGACGGTGTACCAGGCCGTGCGACAGTACAGCCTTCAGGCAGAAGAAGAAAGGGAGTCTACGGACGACGAGGCAAACCCGCTGGGGCGAGCTGGAATCTGGACCAAAACGCACACGATATG GTATAAGCCTGTGAGAGAGGACGAGGACGGCAGCAAAGACGCCGTGGGTGGAAAGAGGGGCCGAGCACAGACTGCTCCCACCAAAACGTCACCTCGAAACGCCAAGAAGCAGGATGAGCTGTGGCATG ATGGTGTGTGTCCCAGTGTCATCAATCCCTTAGAGACATACCTCACTTCGGAGCCACCAGAGACCATAACCTTTGATGACCCCTCTTTAGAGGTCAACCTGCTGCTGAGGGTCCTGCACTCCACCAGTAGATACTGGTTCTACCTGTATGAT AACGCTGTGTGTAAGGAGATCATCCCTACTAGTGAGTTCATTAACAGTAAGCTGACAGCCAAAGCTAACCGTCAGCTACAAGACCCGCTGGTCATTATGACGGGGAACATCCCTACATGGCTCATCGAGCTCGGAAAGACCTG tCCTTTCTTCTTCCCCTTTGACACCCGGCAGATGCTGTTCTATGTCACTGCATTTGATCGTGACAGGGCCATGCAGCGCCTACTGGACACAAACCCTGagatcaaccaatcagattctCAGGACAGCAGAGTAGCACCGCGTCTGGACAGAAAGAAG AGGACGGTAAACCGCGATGAGCTGCTAAAGCAGGCAGAGTCTGTGATGCAGGATCTTGGTAGTTCCAGGGCGATGCTGGAGATCCAGTATGAGAACGAG GTCGGCACAGGGCTCGGTCCAACTCTGGAGTTCTACGCTCTGGTGTCTCAGGAGCTGCAGCGGGCCGATCTAAGCCTGTGGAGGGGTGAAGAGGTCACACTGGCCAATCCTAAAG GAAGCCAGGAGGGAACCAAGTACATGTACAGCACCAGAGGATTGTTTGCTGTTCCCTTCGGCAGGACAACCAAACCAGCACATATAgccaaaatcaaaatgaagttCCGTTTCTTGGGAAAGCTAATGGCCAAAGCCATCATGGACTTCAGATTG CTGGATCTGCCCCTGGGGCTGCCATTCTATAAGTGGATGCTACGGCATGAAATGTCAATAAGCTCACATGACCTGGTGAACATTGATCCTGGCGTGGCCAAATCCATCCAGCACTTGGAGGATATTATCCGCCAGAAGAAGAGGCTGGAACAGGATCGCTCGCAG ACGAGGGAGACCCTACAGCAGGCGCTTGAGAGCCTCAACATGAACGGCTGCTCAGTGGAGGACCTGGGTTTGGACTTCACCCTTCCTGGGTACCCCAACATTGA